Part of the Leucoraja erinacea ecotype New England chromosome 15, Leri_hhj_1, whole genome shotgun sequence genome, AAGACACTATATTTACATTAGAACCGATTTATTTTGCACAGAATCCAGAATATTAGACTCCAGCTCAATTACAGTACAAGGGTCTTTAAGATCAGCAGAAACAGAGCCCAATTGTGCCAGTGACCAGAGTTCAATGAGAGTTTtggagcacggaaacagacccattagaccaactcgtccatgcaaccaaaatgccccacatATGCCAGTCCCACGCtggcatttggctcatatccctctaaacatttcccatcCTGGGCGCGATGGGTGTGTCGCAGCTACACTGTTTAAATATTCCACCATTGAGCACCGTTGAACTTTGGTGTGGACTCTGGTGTGTGAGTAGATTAGATATCTGAGAGAATCCCTCCCACACTTGGAGCAGgtgaattatccccagtgtgatTTTGCTgatacaatagaaacatagaaaataggtgaagcagtaggccattcggtccttcgagcctgcactgccattcaatatgatcatggctgaacatccaacttagtatcccatccctgccttctctccatacccccctgatccctttagccacaagggccacatctaactccctcttaaaaatagccaatgaactggcctcaactaccttctgtggcagagaattccacagattcacctctgtgtaaaaaatgattttctcatcttggtcctaaaagatttcccccttatccttaaactgtgaccccttgttctggacttccccaacatcgggaacaatcttcctgcatctagcctgtccaaccccttaagaattttataagtttctataagatccccccttaatcttctaaattctagcgagtacaagccgagtctatccagtctttcttcatatgaaaatcctgacatgccaggaatcagtctgataaactttctctgtactccctctgaagaagggttccaacctgaaacatcacccatccattttctccagagatccgaacattggaactggcaggacgactaggattgggaaggggaggaggaagaaggaatgcaggggttacatgaaattagagaattcaattttcataccgctgggttgtaagctgcctaagcaagaCATCAGGTGcttctcctccaatttacatatggcctcactctgacagtggaggaggcccaggtcggaaagtatgagaatgggaaggcgAGTTACCGCGTCAGTCACGGTGGACTGAGGGTAACCACCTTTTCCCTGGTCTAAACATGCTGGCATATCTACAGCTTAACTTCCTGAGTGAATCCTTTTAAATATGCTGAGCGGGTAGGCAACTCTTCCACGGCCTGAATACGCAGGTGAATCAACAAGTTGCACGCAACATCGACTCCCTCCTCGCACTCAGCTGGTGCACAGCTTCTCCCCGCTGTGAATCTGCTGATGTCTGTGCAGGTTGGATAACTGATTGAATCCTTTCCCACAGTCGGAGCAGGAGAACGGCCTCTCCTCGGTGTGGATCCGCTGGTGAATCACCAGGTTGGATGACTGGCTGAAGCCCTTCCCGCACTCGGAGCAGGAGAAAGGTCTCTCCCCGGTGTGGACCCGCTGGTGGGTCAAGAGGTTGGACGCATCAGTGAAGCCCTTCCCGCAGTCAGAGCagatgaacggcctctccccggtgtggacCCGCTGGTGGGTCAATAGGTTGGATGCGTCTGTGAATCCTTTCCCACAGTgggagcaggtgaacggcctctccccggtgtgaatgCGCTGGTGTGTTTGCAAATTGCATGAATGACTGAACGCCTTCCCGCACtcggagcaggtgaacggcctctctccAGTGTGGATTCGCTGGTGCGTCTGTAGGTTGGATAGCTGAgtaaatcccttcccacactccatgCAGGTgtacggcctctccccggtgtgtatccgctggtgcatAAGCAAGGAGGACGAGTCAGTGAAGCCTTTTCCACACTCTGAGCAGGCGAAGGGCCTCTCCCCTGTGTGAATCCGCTGGTGTGTCTGCAGGTTGGATAACTGAGTGAACCCCTTCCCGCACTCAGAGCAGGTGTACGGCCTCTCACCGGTGTGGATCCGCTGGTGCATAAGCAGGGCTGATGACTCGGTGAATCCTTTCCCACACTCGGAGCAGGTGAatggcctctccccggtgtggacGCGCTGGTGTCTCAGCAGATTGCACGCGTCAGTGAATCCCTTCCTGCACTCGgcgcaggtgaacggcctctccccggtgtgaatcCGCTGGTGCGTCAGCAGGTTGTATGAATTACTGAATGTTTTCCCgcactcggagcaggtgaagggcctcttcccACTGTGAATGAGCTGGTGGGTCAGCAGGTTGGACAGCTGAGCGAATCCCCTCCCACAGTCAGAGCACGTGAAGGGTCTCTCTCCAGTGTGAATCCGAAGGTGCATCAACAAGGAAGACGACtcagtgaatcccttcccacagtGCGTGCAAGTGAatggcctctccccggtgtggatCCGCTGGTGTGTCTGCAGGTTGGATAAGTGAGTGAACCGCCTCCCGCACTCGGAGCAGGGGAACGGTCTCTCCCCGGTGTGAATCCGCTGGTGCATCAATAAGGAAGATGACtcagtgaatcccttcccacagtTGGAGCagatgaacggcctctccccagtgtgaatCCGCTGGTGTATCTGCAGCTGGGATAACTGGTTGAATCCTTTCCCACACTCGGAGCAGGCGAACAGCTTCTCCCCAGTGTGGATCCGCTGGTGTCTCACCACGCTAGATGAGCGACTAAAACCCTTCCCGCACTCGGAGCAGGAGAAAGTTCTCCCTCCAGTGTGAACTCGGTGATGGGTCACCAGCTGAGATGACTTCtggaatcccttcccacacacagagcaggtgaacggcctttCCTTGGCATGAACTTGCTCGTGTTTCTTCAGCTTGGCATCCTGAATGAATCCCTTCCCGCACACCGGGCAGGTGAACAGCCTCTCCCCAGCATGAACCCACTGATGCCTCAGCAGGTTGGACGAATAAGTGAATGCTTTCCCACAGTCAAAGCAGATGAAtggcctctccccagtgtgaacTCGCTGGCATCTCATCAGATTACTGGATTGCTTAACGGTTTTCCTGCAGCTAGAATGGCGAAACGGATTCATTGCTGTGGAgacaagtgtttagtttagtttagtttattattgtcatgtgtaccgaggtacagtgaaaaacatttttgttgtgtgctacccagtcagcagaaagtctatacatgattacaatcaatccatccacagtatacagacacaagataaagggaataatgtttagtgcaaagtaaaatccagcaaagtccaattaattcctgattcctgggatgtcaggactttcatatgaagaaagactggatagactcagcttgtactcgctagaatttagaagattgagggggggatcttatagaaacttacaaaattcttaaggggttggacaagctagatgcaggaagattgttcccgatgttggggaagtccagaacaaggggtcacagtttaaggataagggggaaatcttttaggaccgagatgaggaaaacatttttcacacagagagtggtgaatctctggaattctctgccacagaaagtagttgaggccagttcattggctatatttaagagggagttagatgtggcccttgtggctaaagggatcagggggtatggagagaaggcaggtacaggatactgagttggatgatcagccatgatcatattgaatggcggtgcaggcttgaagggccaaatggcctacttctgcacctattttctatgtttctatgtttcatacaaGTGTGTTTTGAATCGGCCAACTGCTTCCCAGATTCAAGGCAGGCCAAATTCTCCTCCCTATGTTGACTCTGATGCAGCTGGGAAAGCTATTGTCTTTTTtcctgtttagagatacatcgtggaaacaggcccttaaacaaATCAAGACCCAACCAGCCGACCAGCGACCAACCACACACCACGTCTGTCCTAAACACGAGGGTTAATTTATAgagggctaattaacccacaaaactgcacgcctttggaatgtggaaggaaaccggagcaccagtaggaaacccacgcgggtcaacatgcaaactccgtactgacaccacccattgtcaggattgaacccgggtctctaacgctataagattcagatcagattcaaccttattgtcattgtgcagtgtacagtacagagacaacgaaatgcagttagcatctccctagaagagcgacataaggcagcaactatacagcTGTGCAGCCCTATTATCGACCCTTTACATTGTTAAAAAATTGAACTGTGAAATGACTGCTCACCTTCTGGGCGGTCGATTATCCAAATGTCATGCATACACAGAAGATGTGTTTGCTTTCTCTTCCCTGTGAACTCAAGAATCTCTTCTCTGGCTGTCCAGTGAATTAAAGCTCTTCCCACGTTCTAAGATATGCAACATCTCTCACTCAGCTGCCTCTGTCTCCGGTCCTTCACCAGTGATAACAAGTTTTAAAGTCTTCTCCAAGACAATCATTTCTCCTTTAACATTCGCGGACGGTTGACGTTCAGTTGCTGATGAATTGAGTggcagagttagatttagatgtTTGGTTTGAGACTTGTTTATCATATCTTGTAAAAGGAATTTGTAGGGCATCACTGAGTACAAGTTAGACattgtaaagtttagtttagagatacatggtgGAAACTGGGTCTTAGACCCACCGAGCAcgccgatcacccatacattgtattacgttatcccactttcacatcctatacactaggggaaatttagtgaagccaattaacctacaacccacacatctttggaatgtgggaggaaaccaaagcccaaacccagagaaagcccaaagCCCAGAGAGGGATGAAAAAAAGGTGTGACACAAAATGATTGAAGAGtttcaaattgtgaagccagagaatggAATGTAAAGCAATGGGAGAAATAagtgagagtctggggagagcaacgatggggggggggggggggggggggacaatcatGTGATCATGCCTTGGCCCTGACTAGATCACACACTCAAGAACCGTAGTCAACtactttttgttttaaacagcAACTTTCAGGGTCACTTTGCTCTGTCACCAGCCTCACAGTTTACCAAGGCTGAATTTTATGCATGttttttcattggctatatttaagagggagttagatgtggcccttgtggctaaagggatcagggggtatggagagaaggcaggtacggggtactgagttggatgatcagccatgatcatattgaatggcggtgcaggctcgaagggccaaatggcctactcctgcacctattttctatgtttctacactccATTTCCCCGGTTTTCAATTTTACAGTTTAAGAGTGGAGTTGACTTCAGAAAGCTCAAAGCAAATATTATACTAAGACTCTCCCAGTCCATTGAGATCCATTTTCGCAGGGTCAGAACATTGTCAGCAATGCTGGCGTTTACTGCTCATCCTTGAGCAGGTGATGATGAGATGCCCTCTTGTGGCGGGAATCAGTGGCATTCATcatcacggaaggctgtggaggcaacgtcATTGGACATTTTTCAAAGCTGAGATCGACGGGTTCTCGATTAGTAACGGTGTCAAAGgatacggggaaaaggcaggagaatggggttgagagggaaagatagatcaggcatgattgaatggcggagtagagtcagtgggctgaatg contains:
- the LOC129704304 gene encoding gastrula zinc finger protein XlCGF57.1-like isoform X1; its protein translation is MHDIWIIDRPEAMNPFRHSSCRKTVKQSSNLMRCQRVHTGERPFICFDCGKAFTYSSNLLRHQWVHAGERLFTCPVCGKGFIQDAKLKKHEQVHAKERPFTCSVCGKGFQKSSQLVTHHRVHTGGRTFSCSECGKGFSRSSSVVRHQRIHTGEKLFACSECGKGFNQLSQLQIHQRIHTGERPFICSNCGKGFTESSSLLMHQRIHTGERPFPCSECGRRFTHLSNLQTHQRIHTGERPFTCTHCGKGFTESSSLLMHLRIHTGERPFTCSDCGRGFAQLSNLLTHQLIHSGKRPFTCSECGKTFSNSYNLLTHQRIHTGERPFTCAECRKGFTDACNLLRHQRVHTGERPFTCSECGKGFTESSALLMHQRIHTGERPYTCSECGKGFTQLSNLQTHQRIHTGERPFACSECGKGFTDSSSLLMHQRIHTGERPYTCMECGKGFTQLSNLQTHQRIHTGERPFTCSECGKAFSHSCNLQTHQRIHTGERPFTCSHCGKGFTDASNLLTHQRVHTGERPFICSDCGKGFTDASNLLTHQRVHTGERPFSCSECGKGFSQSSNLVIHQRIHTEERPFSCSDCGKGFNQLSNLHRHQQIHSGEKLCTS
- the LOC129704304 gene encoding gastrula zinc finger protein XlCGF57.1-like isoform X2, which codes for MNPFRHSSCRKTVKQSSNLMRCQRVHTGERPFICFDCGKAFTYSSNLLRHQWVHAGERLFTCPVCGKGFIQDAKLKKHEQVHAKERPFTCSVCGKGFQKSSQLVTHHRVHTGGRTFSCSECGKGFSRSSSVVRHQRIHTGEKLFACSECGKGFNQLSQLQIHQRIHTGERPFICSNCGKGFTESSSLLMHQRIHTGERPFPCSECGRRFTHLSNLQTHQRIHTGERPFTCTHCGKGFTESSSLLMHLRIHTGERPFTCSDCGRGFAQLSNLLTHQLIHSGKRPFTCSECGKTFSNSYNLLTHQRIHTGERPFTCAECRKGFTDACNLLRHQRVHTGERPFTCSECGKGFTESSALLMHQRIHTGERPYTCSECGKGFTQLSNLQTHQRIHTGERPFACSECGKGFTDSSSLLMHQRIHTGERPYTCMECGKGFTQLSNLQTHQRIHTGERPFTCSECGKAFSHSCNLQTHQRIHTGERPFTCSHCGKGFTDASNLLTHQRVHTGERPFICSDCGKGFTDASNLLTHQRVHTGERPFSCSECGKGFSQSSNLVIHQRIHTEERPFSCSDCGKGFNQLSNLHRHQQIHSGEKLCTS